A window from Malania oleifera isolate guangnan ecotype guangnan chromosome 7, ASM2987363v1, whole genome shotgun sequence encodes these proteins:
- the LOC131160778 gene encoding heavy metal-associated isoprenylated plant protein 32-like produces MSKIDFEVGKIETCVLRVHINCHGCKQKIKKLLQKVEGVYTVSIDADQEKVTVSGNVQAATLIKKLIKSGKHAEHWSRNQEQEPNCKKDDKNQMLSLNPINGRKSAIKQHRNLRNASGTAHDQGDSGWDCEGYPNQNMEMKSMAGDSQAGFHGSNAPSAYHGFEGFPQSLPPYDFEHPPSMMMGDLMINHALPVVSPHVDGYYNFSSDLAYHLIN; encoded by the exons ATGTCAAAAATTGATTTTGAGGTTGGAAAAATAGAG ACGTGTGTTCTCAGAGTACACATTAACTGCCATGGCTGCAAGCAGAAAATAAAGAAGCTCCTGCAGAAAGTTGAAG GCGTTTACACTGTGAGCATAGATGCAGACCAAGAGAAGGTCACAGTTTCAGGGAATGTACAAGCTGCCACTTTAATCAAGAAATTGATCAAATCTGGTAAGCATGCAGAGCATTGGTCTCGGAACCAAGAACAAGAACCCAACTGCAAGAAAGATGATAAGAACCAAATGCTCTCTCTGAATCCTATCAATGGCCGCAAATCAGCCATAAAGCAGCACAGGAACTTGCGCAACGCCTCTGGCACAGCACATGATCAGGGTGACTCTGGCTGGGACTGTGAAGGGTACCCAAACCAGAACATGGAAATGAAGAGCATGGCAGGTGACTCCCAAGCAGGCTTCCATGGCAGTAATGCTCCTTCTGCATACCATGGCTTTGAAGGTTTTCCTCAAAGCCTACCACCTTATGATTTTGAGCATCCACCATCCATGATGATGGGTGACTTGATGATCAACCATGCTTTACCAGTGGTCTCTCCTCATGTTGATGGTTACTATAATTTTAGTTCTGATCTGGCATACCACTTGATCAATTAG